One part of the Marmota flaviventris isolate mMarFla1 chromosome 4, mMarFla1.hap1, whole genome shotgun sequence genome encodes these proteins:
- the Synpo2l gene encoding synaptopodin 2-like protein isoform X2: protein METFESISQEPLSQASCDKSPGPVPELQDSFYAELQRAESLQEKSVKEAKTKCRTIASLLTAAPNPHSKGVLMFKKRRQRAKKYTLVSFGAAAGTGAEEEDGIPPTSESELDEEAFSDARSLTNQSDWDSPYLDMELARVGSRAADGQGPGLGGQLSETSGRGVQLFEQQRQRAASSIKELDHVGPAATLNGQGLQSPPRAQSAPPEAAVLPPSPLLAPVVSPRPFLPDGGAPTPAPSIFNRSARPFTPGLQGQRPGTTSVIFRPSGPKRANESLGVLSPAPPPFASSPQGPTSLPSFTTGVSSLAPASGSPSIPRSSGPVTATSSLYIPAPSRPVTPGGAPESSAPPSAGAMTSTASIFLSSPLRPSARSEGPTPGPAAPEPSSAREQRISVPAARTGILQEARRRGTRKQMFRPGNQETKNSPNPELLSLVQNLDEKPRTGGAESGPEEDALSLGAEACNFMQPPGGSSYKTLPHVTPKILAPIAPKTPPPMAPKTPPPVAPKPASRGLLDGLVNGATPPASIPEPPRLGGRGGELFAKRQSRADRYVVEATPGPGLGPGPRPRSPSPTPSLPPSWKYSPNIRAPPPIAYNPLLSPFFPQAARTLPNKAQSQGPRATPKQGIKALDFMRHQPYQLKSAMFCFDEVPPTPGPTSSGTPKTVRVQEIRRFSTPAPQPTAEPLAPTVLAPRAATTLDEPIWRAELASASVSSPILPPESPRSLGTTPSSCSFQVARPRFSAIRTGLQAHVWKPGAGHQ, encoded by the coding sequence AACTGCAACGTGCAGAGAGCCTCCAAGAGAAGAGTGTGAAGGAGGCCAAGACCAAATGCAGGACGATTGCATCCCTGCTAACTGCAGCTCCCAACCCTCACTCCAAGGGGGTGCTTATGTTTAAGAAACGACGGCAAAGAGCAAAGAAGTACACCCTAGTGAGCTTCGGGGCTGCAGCTGGCACAGGCGCTGAGGAGGAAGACGGCATCCCCCCAACAAGCGAGTCTGAGCTGGATGAAGAGGCCTTCTCTGACGCCCGCAGCCTCACCAATCAGTCTGACTGGGATAGCCCCTATCTGGACATGGAGCTGGCCAGGGTGGGTTCAAGAGCAGCCGATGGCCAGGGCCCCGGGCTAGGAGGGCAATTGAGTGAGACCTCTGGCAGAGGGGTCCAGCTCTTTGAACAGCAGCGCCAGCGCGCAGCCTCCAGCATCAAGGAGCTGGATCATGTGGGTCCAGCAGCCACGCTCAATGGACAGGGTCTGCAGTCACCACCTCGGGCCCAGAGTGCTCCCCCAGAAGCTGCTGTACTCCCGCCCAGCCCTTTGCTGGCCCCTGTTGTCAGCCCTAGACCTTTTCTTCCAGATGGTGGCGCACCGACCCCAGCTCCAAGCATCTTTAACAGGTCAGCTAGGCCCTTTACCCCGGGCTTacaagggcagaggccaggtaCCACCTCGGTTATTTTCAGGCCCTCAGGCCCCAAGAGGGCGAATGAAAGCCTGGGAGTCCTCAGCCCAGCTCCACCTCCCTTTGCGTCCTCTCCACAGGGGCCCACTTCTCTGCCCAGCTTCACCACAGGGGTGTCCAGCCTCGCGCCCGCCTCAGGTTCCCCCAGCATACCACGCTCCTCGGGCCCTGTGACGGCTACCAGCTCCCTGTACATCCCAGCCCCCAGTAGGCCTGTTACACCCGGGGGCGCCCCAGAGTCCTCCGCTCCTCCTAGCGCAGGTGCCATGACCTCCACTGCTTCTATCTTCCTGTCATCGCCTCTGCGACCCTCTGCGCGCTCAGAGGGGCCGACTCCAGGCCCCGCGGCCCCTGAGCCCTCCAGCGCTCGGGAGCAGCGCATCTCTGTGCCAGCTGCCCGCACCGGCATCCTGCAGGAGGCCCGGCGCCGCGGGACCCGGAAACAGATGTTCCGGCCAGGAAACCAGGAGACGAAGAACTCGCCCAACCCGGAGCTGCTATCCCTGGTGCAGAACCTGGATGAAAAACCCCGGACCGGCGGTGCTGAATCTGGTCCCGAGGAGGACGCTTTGAGCCTCGGAGCTGAAGCCTGTAATTTCATGCAGCCACCAGGGGGCAGCAGTTACAAGACCCTGCCTCACGTGACACCTAAAATTCTGGCTCCAATAGCTCCCAAGACCCCACCCCCCATGGCTCCTAAGACTCCACCCCCAGTTGCTCCGAAACCGGCATCTCGAGGGCTCCTTGATGGGCTAGTGAATGGGGCGACCCCTCCAGCTTCAATCCCTGAGCCACCAAGgctggggggcaggggtggggagctGTTTGCCAAGCGGCAGAGCCGGGCCGACAGGTATGTAGTGGAAGCTACACCTGGTCCTGGTCTTGGCCCTGGTCCTCGGCCCAGAAGTCCATCTCCTACCCCCTCGCTGCCCCCTTCATGGAAATATTCACCTAACATTCGTGCCCCACCTCCTATTGCTTATAACCCACTGCTTTCACCCTTTTTCCCCCAGGCTGCCCGAACACTCCCTAATAAGGCTCAATCTCAGGGGCCTCGGGCAACCCCCAAACAGGGCATCAAGGCTCTGGATTTCATGCGACATCAGCCCTACCAGCTTAAATCTGCCATGTTCTGTTTTGATGAGGTTCCTCCAACTCCTGGCCCCACCTCCTCAGGGACCCCCAAAACTGTTCGAGTCCAGGAAATCCGCCGATTTTCCACTCCGGCACCCCAGCCCACTGCAGAGCCCTTGGCTCCCACTGTGCTTGCCCCTCGAGCAGCCACTACACTGGATGAGCCCATCTGGAGGGCAGAGCTGGCCTCAGCCTCTGTTTCTAGCCCAATTCTTCCTCCAGAATCTCCTAGGAGTCTTGGAACCACCCCTAGCTCCTGTAGTTTTCAGGTGGCCAGGCCCAGATTCTCGGCCATCAGAACAGGATTACAGGCTCATGTGTGGAAACCTGGAGCAGGGCACCAATGA